The DNA sequence GAATTGAAGGTGCTAGTAATACTATTTGTGATACGTTTGTCGCCGGCGTTACAGCGCTTGATTTAGTTAAAAATGCCGCGGCGGAATGTGGATATTCATATACGATTACTCAGGAGTCATTTGGTCCGTATTTGCGAGAAATCGCTGGCGAGACAGCTTCCGGATTGAATGGGTGGTTATACTTTGTAAACAGTGCTTCACCAATCGTTGGCGCGGCTGATTACCATTTAGCGTCTGGTGATGAAGTGTTGTGGTATTTTGGTGAGTGGGGAGTTATGCCGACGCGCTTGAATGTGAGTGAAACTCAAGTTGATCCCGGCCAGGCAATTGATGTAGTGGCTGAATATTTTGATGGCAGTTCTTGGCGTCCGGTTTCCGGTGCAACTATTAAGGTGAATGATGAAGTCCGGCAAGCGGGTACTAACGGTACGCTTGCCCTACAAATTTATGAAAATGGTATTTATCGGATTTATGCCGACCATGCTGGGTATGTCAGAAGTAATACAGTGACAGTGACGGTTGGTGACACAGTTAATCAGAATGTTGGTTTACAGGTTGAGATTAATCAGGGCACGGCTGGCGTTATCGGCGGTGAGGCAATTGCTTTAGTGGTTGATGCTTCTGATATTGATTTTGGCCCATTGGCTCCGGGACACGGCAGTGAGGCTGAGGTGGTCATATCAAATCAGGGAACAGTTAATCTTGGTGTTGGCACCCAGGTCAGCGGTGACGTGGTTTTCACCAAGGGTTTAAAGATTAACGACGCCGCTCATGCCGAGTATGCCGACACCCTGGTTGCCGGCCAGAGTAAATCAACAAAAGTTGTTTTAAATGTACCTAGTGATTATCTGGCTTCTGGCGTCAAAACGGGAGAGCTAACTTTTTGGGCAACTGTTCAACCGTAAATTATGTTTAGATCAATTGGAGCATTACTTTTATTGATACACTTCCTGGTTGGGCCGGCGGCTGCGGCGGTTGGCGTGGCGGTTAAACCGGTGCAGCTTACTTTGCAGGGAACAACGATGCGGGCCGCGGCGGGAGAATTTTTGGTGGCGAATGTTGATCAAGTTCCGGCATTGTATCAGGTGTCAGCGGATCAATTTGGTGATATAATTTCATTTGATTCGGCTGATTTTCAGCTGCAGCCTCAGGAAACCAGAATTGTTAAGTTTAAAGCTTGGTTTGTCAGTCCAGGAACTTTTCAAACCAATATTTCAGTTGCCGCTAAACCGCTTGGGAACAGCGGTCTGGCCGCCGCTTCAGGCGTTAAAGTTCCGCTTACCATTACGGTGGGTGGAATTTCACTCATGGCGTTGATTGGCTTAATCATGGTTTTTTGTTTAGTCTTGGCAATATTGCTGATGATAAGATTAAAAAAGAAAAAATAATTTTTAAGAAATAATTCTTAGCCATAATCATATGAAGTTAATCGTTCGGGCCGTCATCATTGTCGCGATTTTTATTGCGGGATTTTTCGTCGGCAATCAATATCAGACAATTTTTGACAGCAGTGTTAAACAAACTGAAAACCAATCAACAGCGATTAATGTCATGATTGATAGCGGCAAAGAGATTAAACTGTATGAAAGAGTTTCTATTGCCGAAAATGAAACGGTATTTGAATTATTGAAAAAGATTGCCGATGAAAACAATCTGGAGTTAGGCTACAAGGATTTTGGCGGTGAGCTGGGCGTCATGATAGAATCAATCGGCGGTGTTAAGAATGACGTTAGCAGTAACGGGTTTTGGCAGTATTGGGTTAACAATTCTTATGCTCAGGTTGGGCCAAGCAGCTATCGGATACACGCCGGTGATTCAATAACCTGGAAATATGTCACTAATCAATTTTAATAACTCATATACTATGAATACCAAGTTTAAATTAGCCACTGCAGCCCTATTAATTGTTTTAGGAGTAACCTGTCGTTTGTTGCCACATTTGTGGAACTTTGTTCCCGTAACTGCCATTGCTTTGTTCGCCGGATTTTATTTTGGTCGGCGGTATGCTTTGGTGTTGCCGTTAGTGATCGCTTTCGTCAGCGATTTATTTCTTGGGTTTTATCAGTGGCAATTAATGCTGGCAGTGTATCTGAGTTTTATGGTGGTCGGTATGATTGGTTTTATGGTTAGAAAATACAAGAACGTTGAAACAATTATAGCCGCCAGCATCAGTTCGTCGGTTTTGTTTTATTTAGTAACTAACTGGGCAGTCTGGCGATTTTCGCCGTGGTACGAAAAGTCTGTTAACGGATTACTTAGCTCTTATGTTTTGGCCGTGCCGTTTTTTAGGAATGCCCTGCTGGGTGATTTATTTTATACGGCGGTATTGTTTGGCTCGTATGAATTAGTGCATTTGATGGTTAGCCGCCATCGTCGTCTGTCAGCATTGGTTGAAACAAAATAAATCTAAAACCCCGCCCCCGATGTTTCAAGAAGGCGGGGTTTTTATTTTTGGCTAAATATTGTATAATATATTTCGTATGGACCAAAAAGATCAGCCAATTTTTGACCAGAGTCAGGCTCGTAGCTCGGTTAATGAAATAGGTTTTGCCGATAGTGATATTCGCCAATTATTGGAAGAAAATTTGCAAGCCACCAAGCAGGTGCAGGAGTCACTGGCAAAAATTAACCGTTGGATTGCGTTTCAAAAAGTGTGGGGGGTTATTAAAACATTGATTATTATTATTCCGCTGCTGTTAGGGCTGATCTATTTGCCTGCTTTATTGCAGAATGTTATTAGTCCATACCAAGAATTGCTTAAAGTTGGTTTGCCTGATACTGCCGGTGATGAAGGACTGCTTGATAAAGTTAATGAACTTTT is a window from the Candidatus Buchananbacteria bacterium genome containing:
- a CDS encoding DUF4430 domain-containing protein — protein: MIKKNALPIFRIIVVFSLLLQPVFVSASLSGAVSYLESQVDDPWITMALVASGQTNIPTGHLKQVSGTSATDYAKTILALAALGKDPSTFGNVDYVAALEDTFDGTQIGDVNLLNDDMWGILALASVGKKTSAAVTATKTYLLSKQNSDGGWSYSAGAGSDTNDTAAAVIALIEAGVGANNEVITKALAYIKSAQNSDGGVGYQPGNGSDAGSDAWTISALIKAGVNPSGWTKNNISPIQHLESLQDEDGGYWWVTEGTSEWNNKAMTAYAVIALSGATYPVGYYQSGAANDGEFHLRIEGASNTICDTFVAGVTALDLVKNAAAECGYSYTITQESFGPYLREIAGETASGLNGWLYFVNSASPIVGAADYHLASGDEVLWYFGEWGVMPTRLNVSETQVDPGQAIDVVAEYFDGSSWRPVSGATIKVNDEVRQAGTNGTLALQIYENGIYRIYADHAGYVRSNTVTVTVGDTVNQNVGLQVEINQGTAGVIGGEAIALVVDASDIDFGPLAPGHGSEAEVVISNQGTVNLGVGTQVSGDVVFTKGLKINDAAHAEYADTLVAGQSKSTKVVLNVPSDYLASGVKTGELTFWATVQP
- a CDS encoding DUF4430 domain-containing protein → MKLIVRAVIIVAIFIAGFFVGNQYQTIFDSSVKQTENQSTAINVMIDSGKEIKLYERVSIAENETVFELLKKIADENNLELGYKDFGGELGVMIESIGGVKNDVSSNGFWQYWVNNSYAQVGPSSYRIHAGDSITWKYVTNQF